A stretch of Saccharothrix texasensis DNA encodes these proteins:
- a CDS encoding DUF305 domain-containing protein, with protein MTDRSETTPRRSSSAWVVVSVAVVATLLLGAAVGLLIKLPGSDSAATPAADSVDVGFSQDMAMHHLQAVQMANIARDRTADGNIRSFAFDVSSTQLEQVGRMKGWLMLWGQPEQPLQGRHMAWMTADGEHGHSATATTSAGSPMPGMATSEELAELRSLSGVEFDVYFLQLMLRHHRGGTSMVRYAVDHAGEHAVRTLAESMLKSQASESEYMERLIAERGAQPLAK; from the coding sequence GTGACCGACCGATCCGAGACCACCCCCAGGCGGAGCAGCTCCGCCTGGGTGGTGGTCTCGGTCGCCGTGGTAGCCACCTTGCTGCTGGGCGCGGCGGTCGGTCTGCTCATCAAGCTCCCCGGGTCGGACTCGGCCGCCACGCCGGCCGCCGACTCCGTGGACGTCGGGTTCTCCCAGGACATGGCCATGCACCACCTCCAGGCGGTGCAGATGGCCAACATCGCCCGCGACCGGACGGCCGACGGCAACATCCGGTCGTTCGCGTTCGACGTCTCCAGCACGCAGCTGGAGCAGGTGGGCCGCATGAAGGGCTGGCTGATGCTGTGGGGTCAGCCCGAGCAGCCGTTGCAGGGCCGCCACATGGCCTGGATGACCGCGGACGGGGAGCACGGCCACAGCGCCACCGCGACCACGTCCGCCGGCAGCCCGATGCCGGGCATGGCGACCTCCGAGGAGCTGGCCGAGCTGCGGTCGCTGTCCGGCGTCGAGTTCGACGTCTACTTCCTCCAGCTGATGCTGCGACACCACCGGGGCGGCACCTCCATGGTGCGGTACGCGGTCGACCACGCCGGCGAGCACGCCGTGCGCACTCTCGCGGAAAGCATGCTCAAGTCGCAGGCCAGTGAAAGCGAGTACATGGAACGGCTCATCGCCGAACGTGGGGCGCAACCGCTCGCCAAGTGA